A single genomic interval of Pangasianodon hypophthalmus isolate fPanHyp1 chromosome 8, fPanHyp1.pri, whole genome shotgun sequence harbors:
- the mmp9 gene encoding matrix metalloproteinase-9 yields the protein MRTSILAFMVLGACTLSAWCLPIKSTFVTFPGDLIKNMTDIELAESYLNRFGYMEVLDKSGRQAAVSTSKALRRLQNQLGLEETGKLDQPTIDAMKQPRCGVPDVRNYQTFEGDLKWDHTDVTYRILNYSPDLDASITDDAFARAFKVWSDVTPLTFTRLYDGIADIMISFGKKNHGDPYPFDGKDGLLAHAYPPGEGMQGDAHFDDDEYWTLGNGPAIKTYYGNAEGAMCHFPFWFEGKSYSTCTTEGREDGLPWCATTADYGKDGKYGFCPSELLFTYDGNGDGAPCVFPFVFEQKTYTSCTTDGRDDGYRWCATTANFDQDKKYGFCPNRDTAVIGGNSEGEPCQFPFSFQGKTYTSCTSEGRSDGKLWCATTSDYDRDNKWGFCPDQGYSLFLVAAHEFGHALGLDHSNIKDALMYPMYKYIADFSLNQDDIEGIQYLYGPKKGPKPTPPKPSTTTSSPVSTPKPTKKTPKTTPSPTSTTTPSVYTPVDPSVDPCKVDKFDVITEIQGELHFFKDGYYWKSSNRGNREHKGPFLVSERWPSLPAKLDTAFEDPLTKKMYFFADTSFWVFTGQEVQGPRRIEKLGLSASLKKVEGALQRGKDKVLLFSGEDYWRLDMKTQQIDKGYPRHIDVTFGGVPLDAHDVFLYNGHYYFCRDIYYWRMTSKRQVDRVGYVYELLNCPNY from the exons ATGAGAACAAGTATCTTGGCGTTTATGGTCCTTGGGGCCTGCACTTTAAGTGCATGGTGTCTCCCAATTAAATCCACCTTTGTGACCTTCCCCGGAGATCTaatcaaaaacatgacagacatAGAGCTGGCTGAA AGCTACCTGAATCGCTTTGGTTATATGGAGGTTCTGGATAAGAGTGGACGGCAGGCAGCAGTGTCTACCTCCAAAGCCCTGAGGAGGCTGCAGAATCAGCTGGGTCTGGAGGAGACAGGCAAGCTGGATCAACCGACAATCGATGCCATGAAGCAGCCACGCTGTGGTGTGCCAGACGTCCGCAACTACCAGACATTTGAAGGAGATCTGAAGTGGGATCACACTGACGTTACATACAG gattttgAACTACTCACCAGACTTAGACGCCTCTATTACTGACGATGCCTTTGCCCGAGCCTTCAAAGTATGGAGTGATGTCACACCCCTGACTTTCACACGTCTCTACGATGGCATTGCTGACATCATGATCTCATTTGGAAAAAAGA ATCATGGAGATCCCTACCCATTTGATGGGAAAGACGGCCTGTTAGCACATGCTTATCCTCCAGGTGAAGGGATGCAGGGAGACGCTCactttgatgatgatgaatacTGGACCCTTGGCAATGGACCAG CAATCAAGACCTACTATGGCAATGCAGAAGGCGCTATGTGTCATTTCCCTTTCTGGTTTGAGGGGAAATCGTATTCCACTTGCACCACTGAAGGTCGTGAAGATGGTCTGCCATGGTGTGCCACGACTGCTGACTATGGCAAAGATGGGAAATATGGTTTCTGCCCTAGCGAGC TTCTGTTCACATATGACGGGAATGGTGATGGTGCACCTTGTGTCTTTCCGTTCGTGTTTGAGCAGAAAACATACACCAGTTGCACCACTGACGGACGTGATGATGGGTATCGCTGGTGCGCTACTACAGCCAACTTTGACCAGGACAAAAAATATGGGTTCTGTCCTAACCGAG ATACTGCTGTGATTGGTGGAAACTCCGAGGGGGAGCCGTGTCAGTTTCCTTTCAGCTTCCAGGGGAAAACCTATACTTCCTGCACGAGTGAAGGCCGCAGTGATGGAAAACTGTGGTGTGCCACAACCAGCGACTATGACAGGGACAATAAATGGGGATTTTGCCCAGATCAGG GATACAGTCTGTTCCTGGTGGCAGCCCATGAGTTTGGACATGCTCTTGGTCTGGACCATTCCAACATTAAGGATGCTCTGATGTACCCTATGTACAAATATATAGCAGACTTCTCTCTGAATCAGGATGACATCGAGGGCATCCAGTATCTCTATG GACCCAAAAAAGGCCCAAAACCTACTCCACCCAAGCCGTCAACCACTACATCTTCCCCAGTTTCTACTCCCAAACCCACTAAAAAAACACCAAAGACTACTCCATCCCCAACTTCCACCACAACTCCATCTGTGTATACGCCTGTGGACCCCTCAGTAGATCCTTGCAAAGTGGACAAATTTGATGTGATCACAGAGATCCAAGGGGAGCTTCATTTCTTCAAAGATGG GTACTACTGGAAGTCCTCAAATCGCGGTAACAGGGAACACAAAGGCCCCTTCCTGGTCTCTGAGAGATGGCCTTCCCTGCCAGCTAAGCTCGACACAGCTTTTGAGGACCCTCTTACTAAGAAGATGTACTTCTTTGCAG ACACTAGCTTCTGGGTGTTCACTGGACAGGAAGTCCAGGGACCTCGCAGAATCGAGAAACTTGGCTTGTCTGCCAGCCTGAAGAAGGTTGAAGGAGCATTGCAGAGGGGAAAAGACAAGGTGCTGCTTTTTAGTGGAGAAGATTACTGGAG GCTGGATATGAAGACTCAGCAGATAGATAAAGGATACCCTCGCCACATTGACGTGACCTTCGGTGGGGTTCCACTGGATGCTCACGATGTGTTCCTCTATAACG GACACTATTACTTCTGTCGAGACATCTACTACTGGAGAATGACCAGCAAGCGACAGGTTGATAGAGTTGGATATGTCTATGAACTCCTGAATTGTCCCAACTACTGA